In a single window of the Oxyura jamaicensis isolate SHBP4307 breed ruddy duck unplaced genomic scaffold, BPBGC_Ojam_1.0 oxyUn_random_OJ76989, whole genome shotgun sequence genome:
- the LOC118160062 gene encoding 17-beta-hydroxysteroid dehydrogenase type 6-like: LVRRARGRVVNVASMVGRIALVGGGYCISKYGVEAFSDSLRRELRDFGVKVSIIEPGCFLTSILDSAEARQSIVRAWDRAPDEVKQEYGQQYFQAYNSNFQHFITTANPKLSLVTNAMEHALTAEYPHTRYGCGLDARLFYIPLSYLPSAWADRLLATSTT; encoded by the exons CTGGTGCGCAGAGCCCGGGGCCGGGTGGTCAACGTGGCCAGCATGGTGGGGCGTATCGCCCTGGTGGGAGGGGGGTACTGCATCTCCAAGTACGGCGTGGAGGCCTTCTCCGACAGCCTCAG GCGTGAGCTGCGGGATTTTGGGGTGAAGGTGTCCATCATCGAGCCCGGCTGCTTCCTGACCAGCATCCTGGACTCCGCCGAGGCGAGGCAGAGCATCGTGCGGGCATGGGACCGCGCGCCCGACGAGGTCAAGCAGGAGTACGGGCAGCAGTACTTCCAGGCCT ACAACAgcaattttcagcatttcatcaCCACAGCCAACCCCAAGCTCTCCCTCGTCACCAACGCCATGGAGCACGCGCTGACGGCCGAGTACCCGCACACTCGCTACGGATGCGGTCTGGACGCCAGACTCTTCTACATCCCCCTGTCCTACCTGCCCAGCGCCTGGGCCGACCGCCTGCTCGCCACCAGCACCACCTAG